One uncultured Caproiciproducens sp. DNA segment encodes these proteins:
- a CDS encoding branched-chain amino acid ABC transporter permease: protein MLGISRKKKISYIVNLAIVILLYFLFSTLIRQGIVNSYYSDIMNMMCINIIMAVSLNLVTGLLGQLVLGHAGFMLVGAYAAALFTIHSGLPLTISFPIALVIGGLVAAVFGVVIGVPALRLRGDYLAIITLGFGEIIRVIANNLTITNGAKGLYGIDSLNSRHNLTAMFTYVFFIAVLAIFISFTFGTSRHGRAVIAIREDEIAAEASGINTTYYKLLAFILAAFIAGVAGGLYAHQIGLIDPSKFDFNRSVEILVMVVLGGMGSITGSIISAGVLTILPEALRGFSSYRMLLYSLVLICVMLFRPTGLLGRSEFSLVRTAERIKRAVSEKKKNTASKKEG from the coding sequence GTGTTAGGTATATCAAGAAAGAAAAAGATCTCTTATATTGTAAATCTGGCAATTGTTATTCTCCTCTATTTCCTTTTTTCCACACTGATTCGTCAGGGAATCGTCAACAGCTATTATTCGGACATCATGAACATGATGTGTATTAATATTATTATGGCTGTCAGCCTGAACCTTGTGACCGGTTTACTGGGTCAGCTGGTACTGGGCCATGCGGGTTTCATGCTTGTCGGCGCCTATGCCGCAGCACTGTTTACCATCCACTCCGGTTTGCCGCTCACGATTTCATTCCCGATCGCACTGGTGATCGGCGGTCTGGTAGCGGCGGTTTTCGGGGTCGTCATTGGGGTGCCCGCCCTGCGCCTTAGGGGCGATTATCTTGCGATTATTACTTTGGGTTTCGGTGAAATCATACGTGTTATTGCCAACAACCTTACCATCACAAACGGCGCGAAAGGCCTTTATGGCATAGATTCCTTGAATTCACGCCATAATCTCACGGCGATGTTCACCTATGTGTTCTTTATCGCTGTTTTGGCGATCTTCATCAGTTTCACTTTTGGAACTTCACGGCATGGACGTGCCGTCATTGCCATTCGCGAAGACGAAATTGCCGCCGAGGCTTCCGGTATCAACACAACCTACTACAAGCTGCTTGCATTTATTCTGGCGGCGTTTATTGCCGGTGTGGCCGGTGGTCTTTACGCACACCAGATCGGTCTGATTGACCCCTCTAAATTTGACTTTAACCGTTCGGTGGAAATACTTGTTATGGTTGTCTTGGGCGGCATGGGCTCGATTACGGGCTCGATTATTTCCGCGGGTGTGCTTACAATTCTGCCAGAGGCACTGCGCGGGTTTTCCAGCTACCGCATGCTGCTTTACTCCCTCGTACTGATCTGCGTAATGCTGTTCCGCCCGACCGGACTGCTTGGGCGCAGCGAATTTTCACTTGTCAGAACCGCCGAAAGAATAAAGCGTGCTGTAAGCGAAAAAAAGAAAAACACCGCTTCAAAGAAGGAGGGCTAA
- a CDS encoding ABC transporter ATP-binding protein has protein sequence MSVLETKNLGIAFGGLQALEDVHFAIDEGEIIGLIGPNGAGKTTVFNLLTDVYMPTQGVIELDGNNIVGKKTYQITQNGIARTFQNIRLFKDISVIDNVKVAMDSQMKYSVVAGMFRLPSYRKEEKAVSKRAHELLKVFNLDDHAHDSAKNLPYGQQRKLEIARALATNPKVLLLDEPAAGMNPTETMELMETIMLIRDKFKVAILLIEHDMNFVMGICEHIVVLDYGRIIAEGTAEKVRSDPKVIAAYLGGE, from the coding sequence ATGTCTGTGCTTGAAACGAAAAATCTTGGCATTGCTTTTGGCGGCCTTCAGGCCCTTGAGGATGTGCATTTTGCAATAGATGAAGGAGAAATCATTGGTTTGATTGGGCCGAACGGCGCGGGAAAGACCACGGTTTTCAACCTGCTGACCGATGTTTATATGCCGACGCAGGGTGTCATTGAACTTGACGGAAACAATATTGTCGGTAAAAAGACTTACCAAATCACTCAAAACGGTATTGCAAGGACCTTTCAGAATATTCGTTTATTTAAGGATATTTCCGTTATTGACAACGTTAAAGTTGCAATGGACAGCCAAATGAAATATTCCGTAGTGGCCGGCATGTTCCGTCTTCCTTCCTACCGCAAGGAAGAAAAGGCGGTTTCCAAACGCGCGCACGAGCTTTTAAAAGTTTTCAATCTTGACGACCATGCGCATGATTCAGCAAAAAATCTCCCTTATGGCCAGCAGCGCAAGCTGGAAATAGCCCGTGCGCTTGCGACCAACCCGAAGGTTCTTCTCCTTGATGAACCGGCGGCCGGAATGAACCCGACCGAAACCATGGAATTAATGGAAACCATCATGCTGATTCGTGACAAATTTAAGGTCGCGATTTTGCTGATTGAGCACGATATGAACTTTGTTATGGGCATCTGCGAACATATTGTAGTTTTGGATTATGGCAGGATTATCGCAGAAGGTACCGCAGAAAAAGTACGCAGCGACCCAAAGGTTATCGCCGCGTATCTTGGAGGTGAGTAA
- a CDS encoding ABC transporter ATP-binding protein, whose product MGVMLSVKNLDVYYGSIHAIKNISFDVQEGEIVTLIGANGAGKTTTLHSISGLVKPRSGEITFIENNLRTTEAHKIIKLGLAQVPEGRRIFSKMTVLENLEMGAYIRNDGDAIEDDFEKLFERLPRLKERRKQIAGTLSGGEQQMLAIGRALMCNPKMLLLDEPSMGLSPLLVTEIFNIIRDVNQSGVTVLLVEQNAKKALEIANRAYVLETGMIAMEGDADELANNEKVRKAYLGG is encoded by the coding sequence ATGGGTGTAATGCTGTCAGTGAAAAATCTGGATGTTTATTATGGCTCGATCCATGCCATTAAAAATATTTCCTTTGACGTGCAGGAGGGAGAAATCGTTACCCTGATCGGCGCTAACGGTGCCGGAAAAACCACGACTCTCCATTCTATTTCCGGGCTTGTCAAGCCGAGAAGCGGAGAGATTACTTTTATAGAAAATAATCTGCGCACGACAGAGGCCCATAAGATTATCAAGCTCGGGCTGGCACAGGTTCCCGAAGGAAGACGCATTTTTTCCAAAATGACCGTGCTGGAAAATTTGGAAATGGGCGCATATATCCGCAATGACGGTGATGCGATTGAAGACGATTTTGAAAAGCTGTTCGAGCGTCTGCCGCGCCTGAAAGAACGCCGCAAGCAGATTGCAGGAACGCTCAGCGGTGGGGAGCAGCAAATGCTCGCGATTGGACGCGCACTCATGTGTAATCCGAAAATGCTGCTGCTGGACGAACCGTCCATGGGACTTTCACCATTACTGGTTACCGAGATTTTCAATATTATCCGTGATGTCAATCAGTCTGGCGTTACCGTTTTACTGGTTGAACAAAATGCTAAAAAGGCACTTGAAATTGCCAACCGCGCTTACGTTCTTGAAACAGGGATGATTGCGATGGAGGGTGACGCAGACGAACTTGCTAATAATGAAAAGGTCCGCAAGGCTTATCTGGGCGGCTGA
- the spoIID gene encoding stage II sporulation protein D, which produces MKGKTILGLLLFFIMFLIPFLSLGAKIPDKTDKLSRADSSSAAQSQSQQPQSQSQPQSYLQSQLQSSSQPPQSAPPTVQNSAQFKILDTKSNQVIAADDRSFLYGAIATEMSPDSQPEALKAQGVAAYTYYSRLREQEKVKPTASLKGADFSADTQGWQIYVTKAQMQERWGSKFDDYYNKLTQVVNAVYGQVLKSDGDLADATYYAISSGNTETSEDIWGGKRTYLVSVASPGDVFSGGYQTTVTLSADQFKTAALKAAPKASLGTDAAKWIGVVSRTAAGSVKSIEIGGASITGNDARSAFGLRSANFTVSCKDNVFTFVVKGYGHGVGMSQVGADYMASQGSTYKQILAWYYPTTSLTTINR; this is translated from the coding sequence ATGAAAGGCAAAACCATATTGGGACTTCTGCTTTTTTTTATTATGTTTCTGATTCCGTTTTTGTCATTGGGCGCAAAAATTCCGGACAAGACAGACAAGTTGAGCAGGGCGGATTCCTCGTCTGCCGCACAGTCTCAATCTCAGCAGCCGCAGTCTCAATCACAGCCACAGTCATATCTGCAATCGCAGCTGCAATCATCGTCACAGCCGCCGCAAAGCGCCCCGCCCACTGTACAGAATTCGGCACAGTTTAAAATACTCGATACAAAAAGCAACCAAGTAATCGCCGCAGACGACCGCAGCTTTCTCTATGGCGCCATAGCCACCGAAATGTCTCCGGACTCCCAGCCGGAAGCACTGAAGGCGCAGGGCGTTGCCGCGTATACCTATTACAGCCGTCTGCGTGAGCAGGAAAAAGTCAAACCTACGGCTTCGCTGAAAGGAGCCGATTTCTCCGCGGACACGCAGGGCTGGCAGATATACGTCACGAAAGCACAGATGCAGGAACGCTGGGGCAGCAAATTCGATGATTACTATAATAAGCTCACTCAGGTCGTAAACGCCGTATACGGACAGGTACTCAAAAGCGACGGTGATCTTGCCGACGCAACCTACTATGCCATTTCCTCCGGCAATACGGAAACCTCCGAAGACATATGGGGAGGAAAGCGCACCTATCTTGTCTCGGTTGCTAGTCCCGGCGATGTTTTCTCCGGCGGATATCAAACCACCGTTACGCTCAGCGCCGATCAATTCAAAACGGCAGCTCTTAAAGCTGCGCCGAAGGCAAGCCTTGGGACGGATGCGGCAAAATGGATCGGTGTCGTAAGCCGTACCGCCGCCGGCTCCGTAAAAAGTATTGAAATCGGCGGTGCCTCCATAACCGGAAACGATGCGCGCAGCGCTTTTGGGCTTCGGTCAGCGAATTTTACCGTCAGCTGCAAGGATAATGTCTTTACATTTGTTGTAAAGGGTTATGGGCATGGCGTTGGCATGAGCCAGGTGGGCGCAGATTACATGGCTTCGCAGGGTTCAACCTACAAGCAGATTCTGGCCTGGTACTATCCAACTACCTCACTCACAACGATCAATAGATAA
- a CDS encoding citrate/2-methylcitrate synthase, with protein MAEIILEQDNPGLKSLCNEFRANNKIPPEKFELYQVKRGLRNPDGTGVMAGLTTICNVHGYLIADGDRIPDEGKLTYRGIDVNDIIEGCIAEDRFGFEEVAWLLLFGELPNAEQLQTFCKTLNSYRELPEYFAEDMIIKAPSKNIMNKLARSVLALYSYDDNPDDTSLQNNMRQAIQLIARMPTIMTYAYQVKRRHFDKQSMYFHPIDPSHYTAQAILNAIRPDRVFTDEEAKLLDLCLILHAEHGGGNNSTFTARVLSSTGTDIYSAISAAIGSLKGPKHGGANHRVMMMMDNIMENVHNWEDETELGNYLEKIVRGEAADHSGLIYGMGHAVYTLSDPRAVILKTKARKMAEERDMLKKFELFERVEKLSPNAFAKVKGEMKVISANVDFYSGLIYEMLGIPSDLYTPLFAISRISGWCAHRIEEMETCGRIMRPAYRSLSKSEPYIPLEKRNAK; from the coding sequence ATGGCAGAAATTATACTTGAGCAGGACAATCCGGGCCTTAAAAGCCTGTGTAACGAGTTTAGAGCGAATAATAAGATTCCACCCGAGAAATTTGAGCTGTATCAGGTAAAACGGGGCCTGCGCAACCCGGATGGCACGGGTGTGATGGCAGGTCTTACCACAATCTGTAATGTACATGGTTATCTGATTGCGGACGGGGACCGCATCCCGGACGAAGGCAAGCTGACTTACCGAGGAATCGATGTCAATGACATAATTGAAGGATGCATAGCAGAAGACCGTTTTGGATTTGAAGAAGTTGCGTGGCTTCTGCTTTTCGGCGAACTGCCGAATGCAGAACAGCTTCAGACATTTTGCAAAACACTCAACAGCTACCGCGAACTTCCGGAGTATTTTGCGGAAGATATGATTATCAAAGCACCGTCCAAGAATATTATGAACAAGCTTGCGCGCTCCGTGCTGGCCTTGTATTCGTATGACGACAACCCGGACGACACCTCGCTTCAAAACAACATGCGCCAGGCGATCCAGCTGATTGCGCGTATGCCTACCATTATGACGTATGCCTATCAGGTAAAGCGCCGTCATTTTGACAAACAAAGCATGTATTTTCATCCGATTGATCCTTCCCATTACACGGCACAGGCTATTTTAAACGCGATTCGCCCGGACCGTGTGTTCACCGATGAGGAAGCGAAGCTGCTTGACCTCTGCCTGATTCTCCACGCGGAGCATGGCGGCGGCAACAACTCCACATTTACCGCGCGCGTTCTTTCTTCTACCGGGACGGATATTTATTCTGCTATTTCGGCCGCAATCGGTTCCCTGAAGGGCCCTAAACATGGTGGCGCCAACCACAGGGTCATGATGATGATGGACAACATCATGGAAAACGTGCATAATTGGGAAGATGAAACAGAATTAGGGAACTACCTTGAAAAAATAGTGCGCGGAGAGGCCGCAGATCATTCCGGCCTGATCTATGGCATGGGGCACGCGGTATATACGCTGTCCGACCCGCGGGCAGTCATTTTAAAGACGAAAGCCAGAAAGATGGCCGAAGAGCGGGATATGCTCAAGAAATTCGAACTTTTTGAACGGGTCGAAAAACTGTCGCCAAATGCGTTTGCAAAGGTAAAGGGAGAAATGAAGGTTATTTCAGCCAACGTCGATTTTTATTCCGGCCTTATTTATGAGATGCTCGGCATTCCAAGTGACCTGTACACTCCGCTTTTTGCTATTTCGCGCATTTCTGGCTGGTGCGCCCACCGTATTGAGGAAATGGAAACCTGCGGCAGAATCATGCGGCCGGCTTATCGTTCCCTGTCCAAAAGCGAACCTTACATACCACTTGAAAAAAGAAATGCGAAGTAA